A section of the Lynx canadensis isolate LIC74 chromosome A1, mLynCan4.pri.v2, whole genome shotgun sequence genome encodes:
- the SMIM15 gene encoding small integral membrane protein 15 isoform X2, producing the protein MFDIKAWAEYVVEWAAKDPYGFLTTVILALTPLFLASAVLSWKLAKMIEAREKEQKKKQKRQENIAKAKRLKKD; encoded by the coding sequence ATGTTTGATATAAAGGCTTGGGCTGAGTATGTTGTGGAATGGGCTGCAAAGGATCCGTATGGCTTCCTTACAACGGTTATTTTGGCCCTTACTCCATTGTTTCTAGCAAGTGCTGTACTGTCCTGGAAATTGGCCAAGATGATTGAAGCcagggaaaaggaacaaaaaaagaaacaaaaacgtcaagaaaatattgcaaaagCTAAACGACTAAAGAAGGATTGA
- the SMIM15 gene encoding small integral membrane protein 15 isoform X1: MAPVVDTTKMFDIKAWAEYVVEWAAKDPYGFLTTVILALTPLFLASAVLSWKLAKMIEAREKEQKKKQKRQENIAKAKRLKKD, encoded by the exons aTGGCACCTGTTGTGg ACACTACCAAGATGTTTGATATAAAGGCTTGGGCTGAGTATGTTGTGGAATGGGCTGCAAAGGATCCGTATGGCTTCCTTACAACGGTTATTTTGGCCCTTACTCCATTGTTTCTAGCAAGTGCTGTACTGTCCTGGAAATTGGCCAAGATGATTGAAGCcagggaaaaggaacaaaaaaagaaacaaaaacgtcaagaaaatattgcaaaagCTAAACGACTAAAGAAGGATTGA